The following coding sequences lie in one Tichowtungia aerotolerans genomic window:
- a CDS encoding metal-dependent transcriptional regulator, with protein sequence MTNLSSSLEDYLEAIFEIAENKGAARPKDIANRLKVKPASVTGALKHLSEKNLVNYAPYDVVTLTATGKRIAKSIAKKHKALLNFFTNVLDIPRGEVEDFACKMEHIIPDHVLERFVEFAEFVDKCPNRGAIWREGAHGYFCTAHGVSQTLCDSCQLDSK encoded by the coding sequence ATGACAAACCTTAGCTCCAGCCTAGAAGACTACCTTGAAGCCATTTTTGAAATCGCCGAAAACAAGGGCGCCGCTCGACCCAAAGACATTGCGAACCGCCTGAAGGTAAAACCGGCCTCGGTCACCGGTGCGCTGAAACACCTCTCCGAAAAAAATCTGGTCAACTATGCACCCTACGATGTCGTCACCCTGACTGCGACCGGAAAGCGGATCGCAAAAAGCATCGCCAAAAAGCACAAAGCCCTGCTTAATTTTTTCACGAATGTCCTCGATATTCCACGGGGCGAGGTAGAAGACTTTGCCTGCAAAATGGAACATATTATCCCTGACCATGTACTGGAACGCTTTGTCGAATTTGCAGAGTTTGTCGATAAATGTCCCAATCGGGGGGCCATCTGGCGCGAAGGCGCACACGGATACTTCTGCACAGCGCACGGAGTCTCCCAAACACTCTGCGACTCCTGCCAGCTGGACTCAAAATGA
- the glgX gene encoding glycogen debranching protein GlgX, with protein sequence MNPGITLRKHGIEFAIHSSAGSLRLMLFDRPEDETPIREIAMKRKHGLWHALVPYATPGQFYLYKNGENQWLLDPCAKAVHFPRTWADTTGLTAGIFPAFGTMFPKGVIIDDRFAWGTDRPPNTPLNKSVIYETHLRGFTGSGNYLDFIEKIPYLKELGITAVEFLPLFEFNELEFFLKGGSREHLLNFWGYSTLGFFAPMSRYASSPEPGAAVSEFKTLVRALHEAGIEIILDVVFNHTAEAEQKDGTYHFQGLDEDTYYLKDKNGAYQNWSGCGNTVNANHPVTRQFIVNCLKYWVQEMHVDGFRFDLATSLCRGNDGTLLEKPPLIKAIEAEPALKHIKLIAEAWDCGGYQVGHFPGKRFSDWNGKFRDDIRRFWNHRHPVGELATRLAGSSDLYRHKGSSPLHSINFITAHDGFTLADLVSYEQKHNEANGEENRDGENHNDSINFGVEGPSDNPAINARRLQQQKNLLATLFLSQGVPMLLAGDEFGRTQQGNNNAYCQDNEISWVDWSLLEKNKELFEFTKQLIALRKAHPALRRKTFFTGKGDVKWIGPDGKDPDWNNGHALGMHITGKDELLILINNEEHDVSFEEHMRPDTGSGAQAQPVSKDWKLELSSAPVDSFTLPPQSLAVYTVRP encoded by the coding sequence ATGAACCCGGGAATCACTCTCCGCAAACACGGCATTGAATTTGCCATTCACAGCTCAGCCGGCTCTCTGCGGCTGATGCTTTTTGACCGCCCGGAAGACGAAACCCCGATACGGGAAATCGCCATGAAACGCAAACATGGCCTCTGGCATGCGCTCGTGCCTTACGCAACTCCCGGACAGTTTTATCTATACAAAAACGGAGAGAACCAATGGCTTCTCGACCCCTGCGCCAAGGCCGTTCACTTTCCGCGCACATGGGCTGACACAACCGGTCTCACCGCCGGGATTTTTCCCGCCTTTGGAACAATGTTTCCCAAAGGGGTCATCATCGACGACCGCTTCGCATGGGGTACCGACCGCCCCCCGAACACACCGCTGAATAAATCCGTCATCTATGAAACGCATCTGCGCGGATTCACCGGCAGTGGAAACTACCTCGATTTCATCGAAAAAATCCCTTACCTCAAAGAGCTCGGCATCACGGCCGTCGAATTCCTGCCGCTGTTTGAATTCAACGAACTCGAGTTTTTCCTGAAAGGCGGATCGCGCGAGCACCTGCTCAACTTCTGGGGCTACAGCACACTCGGATTCTTCGCCCCGATGAGCCGCTATGCGTCTTCGCCCGAACCCGGCGCAGCCGTCAGCGAATTCAAAACGCTGGTCAGGGCACTGCACGAAGCCGGAATCGAAATCATCCTCGACGTCGTTTTCAACCACACCGCAGAAGCAGAACAGAAAGACGGAACCTATCATTTCCAGGGGCTGGATGAGGATACGTATTACCTTAAAGACAAAAACGGCGCCTATCAGAACTGGAGCGGATGCGGAAACACCGTCAACGCAAACCATCCGGTCACGCGGCAGTTCATCGTCAACTGCCTGAAATACTGGGTGCAGGAAATGCATGTGGACGGGTTCCGCTTCGACCTCGCCACCTCTCTCTGCCGGGGAAACGATGGAACCCTGCTCGAAAAACCGCCCCTGATCAAAGCCATCGAGGCGGAACCGGCGCTGAAACACATCAAGCTGATTGCTGAAGCATGGGACTGCGGCGGCTATCAGGTCGGGCACTTCCCCGGCAAACGGTTTTCGGACTGGAACGGAAAATTCCGCGACGATATCCGTCGCTTCTGGAATCACAGACATCCGGTTGGCGAACTGGCCACGCGACTGGCAGGCAGTTCCGACCTCTACCGGCACAAAGGCAGCAGCCCGCTCCACTCGATCAATTTTATCACCGCACACGACGGCTTCACCCTCGCTGATCTGGTTTCGTACGAGCAGAAACACAACGAAGCCAACGGCGAAGAAAACCGCGACGGTGAAAATCACAACGACAGCATCAATTTCGGCGTCGAAGGCCCGAGCGATAATCCCGCCATCAATGCCCGCCGGCTCCAGCAGCAGAAAAACCTGCTCGCCACCCTGTTCCTGTCGCAGGGTGTTCCGATGCTGCTCGCCGGCGATGAGTTCGGCCGCACCCAGCAGGGCAATAACAACGCCTACTGTCAGGACAACGAAATCTCATGGGTCGACTGGAGCCTGCTCGAAAAAAACAAGGAGCTGTTCGAATTCACCAAACAGCTGATCGCCTTGCGAAAGGCCCATCCGGCCCTTCGGCGCAAAACCTTCTTTACCGGAAAGGGCGACGTCAAATGGATTGGACCGGACGGGAAGGATCCCGACTGGAATAACGGCCATGCGCTCGGCATGCACATTACAGGTAAAGACGAACTGCTCATCCTCATCAACAACGAGGAGCATGATGTTTCATTCGAAGAACATATGCGCCCCGACACAGGTTCAGGAGCACAGGCTCAGCCTGTTTCCAAGGATTGGAAACTGGAACTGAGCTCCGCTCCGGTCGACAGCTTCACACTGCCGCCGCAAAGTCTCGCGGTTTATACGGTCCGGCCCTGA
- a CDS encoding acyl-CoA thioesterase — protein sequence MARIKLELPETFPFSTELTVRITDLNYGGHLGNADTLVLIHEARVRFLKSFGYSEIDVEGYGTIMLDSVILYKAQAFAGDVLVVEVAAGDFSRLGCDIFYRLTNKETGAVVATAKTGVAVFDYQNQKRVSPPEAFVQKLQGRTV from the coding sequence ATGGCGCGGATAAAACTCGAATTGCCTGAAACTTTTCCCTTCAGTACGGAATTGACCGTTCGCATTACCGATCTGAACTACGGCGGGCACCTCGGCAATGCCGACACGCTGGTTCTGATTCACGAAGCCCGCGTCCGGTTTTTAAAGTCCTTCGGCTACAGCGAAATTGACGTTGAAGGCTACGGCACCATCATGCTGGACTCTGTTATCCTTTATAAAGCACAGGCTTTTGCCGGCGACGTGCTGGTCGTCGAAGTGGCTGCCGGCGATTTTTCCCGCCTCGGATGCGACATTTTCTACCGCCTCACCAATAAGGAGACCGGCGCTGTCGTCGCCACTGCGAAAACCGGGGTCGCCGTTTTCGACTATCAAAACCAGAAACGCGTTTCTCCGCCTGAGGCTTTTGTTCAAAAACTTCAGGGCCGGACCGTATAA
- a CDS encoding shikimate kinase — MSKKNIVLIGFMGTGKTVTGRVLAERTGMELVDMDSIIEERAGKPISDIFANEGEPAFRKLERALANELSQREGLIISTGGGVVLDPDNMADFHNGGLVVCLTASPETIFQRLENDTTRPLLSGDKKKQISGILETRKPLYDAIEHQIDGDRLDSEGRAEAILKLYELEN; from the coding sequence ATGAGCAAAAAAAACATTGTCCTGATCGGGTTTATGGGAACCGGTAAGACGGTGACCGGCCGCGTACTGGCCGAGCGCACCGGTATGGAACTGGTGGATATGGACTCCATCATTGAAGAGCGCGCCGGGAAACCGATTTCTGACATCTTTGCAAACGAAGGCGAACCGGCTTTTCGGAAGCTGGAACGGGCGCTGGCCAATGAGCTGTCCCAGCGCGAAGGGCTGATCATTTCCACCGGCGGCGGCGTGGTGCTCGACCCCGACAATATGGCCGATTTCCACAACGGCGGCCTGGTGGTCTGCCTGACGGCATCGCCCGAAACAATTTTCCAAAGGCTGGAAAACGATACGACCCGTCCGCTGCTCTCCGGCGATAAAAAAAAGCAGATCAGCGGCATTCTCGAAACCCGCAAACCGCTGTACGACGCGATCGAGCATCAGATCGACGGCGACCGGCTCGATTCCGAAGGCCGCGCCGAAGCGATTCTGAAACTGTACGAACTTGAAAACTGA
- a CDS encoding tetratricopeptide repeat protein: MMDKDHTAEHKDVQKHKELEQHEVAQVLDFLKRYGKLIGAGVIAAAVAVLVSHGLSARKATKMAEAEQMLQEAKTPQQLEDVVNNYKSTPTAPAALLDLAKTLFNDGETAQARVQYERFVRDYKGSDLLPIAKFGLAHCTEADGNFAAAADEFKDFLSANSGSYLEAPAIIALARCLEAAGQKEEARIALEDFLAMNASSPWSDPAEAALERMAAE, from the coding sequence ATGATGGATAAAGACCACACAGCTGAACACAAAGACGTTCAGAAACACAAAGAGCTGGAACAGCACGAGGTTGCACAGGTTCTCGATTTTTTAAAGCGTTACGGGAAGCTGATCGGAGCGGGAGTGATTGCCGCCGCCGTCGCTGTACTCGTTTCTCACGGACTCTCGGCCCGCAAAGCGACGAAGATGGCCGAAGCCGAACAGATGCTTCAGGAAGCCAAAACCCCTCAGCAGCTCGAAGATGTCGTCAACAACTACAAATCGACGCCCACCGCCCCCGCCGCTCTGCTGGACCTGGCAAAAACCCTTTTCAACGACGGCGAAACCGCTCAGGCACGTGTGCAGTACGAGCGTTTTGTGCGTGACTACAAAGGAAGTGACCTGCTCCCGATCGCCAAATTCGGTCTTGCCCACTGCACCGAAGCAGACGGCAACTTCGCTGCAGCCGCCGATGAATTCAAGGATTTCCTGTCCGCCAACTCCGGCAGCTATCTGGAAGCTCCGGCAATCATCGCGCTGGCCCGCTGCCTCGAAGCTGCCGGACAAAAAGAGGAAGCCCGGATTGCGCTGGAGGATTTTCTGGCAATGAATGCGTCCTCGCCGTGGTCTGATCCGGCCGAAGCCGCTCTGGAGCGCATGGCAGCAGAATAA
- a CDS encoding CpXC domain-containing protein — translation MSAQKTYPIRCPQCGHKQNVELYDSINVAQQPELKKALFENRLNRVECSDCEASFRIDKPLLYHDSDRNILIHWMPDTGVTRDEILDEFDKAMEELRNALPEGMEQPRVRLVFDRVELVELIFMMEAGMDERVVEYIKYTVHSQNMSRLPPEKKQLLLNVQDSTSDELLFAVQDVETLDLEEVLRYSREAYRNVCKMYKDGPEEFEELFPGPYINARSTLLEEGREDAESEEGDDEL, via the coding sequence ATGAGTGCACAGAAAACCTATCCGATCCGCTGTCCGCAGTGCGGGCATAAACAGAATGTTGAACTGTACGATTCAATCAATGTGGCCCAGCAGCCCGAGCTGAAAAAAGCGCTGTTTGAAAACCGCCTGAACCGGGTGGAGTGCAGCGATTGTGAGGCCAGTTTCCGGATCGACAAGCCGCTGCTTTACCACGACTCCGACCGTAATATTCTGATTCACTGGATGCCGGATACCGGGGTGACCCGCGATGAAATCCTCGATGAGTTTGACAAAGCCATGGAGGAGCTTCGCAATGCCCTTCCGGAGGGAATGGAGCAGCCGCGCGTGCGTCTGGTGTTTGATCGTGTCGAGCTGGTTGAGCTGATCTTCATGATGGAGGCCGGTATGGATGAACGGGTGGTGGAATACATCAAATACACTGTTCATTCGCAGAATATGAGCCGTCTGCCTCCGGAGAAAAAACAGCTGCTGCTCAATGTGCAGGACTCCACCTCCGATGAACTTCTTTTTGCGGTGCAGGATGTGGAAACTCTGGATCTGGAGGAGGTCCTGCGCTATTCCCGCGAGGCTTACCGCAATGTCTGTAAAATGTACAAAGACGGCCCCGAAGAATTTGAGGAGCTGTTCCCGGGGCCCTACATCAATGCCCGTTCCACGCTTCTGGAAGAAGGCCGCGAAGACGCCGAATCTGAAGAGGGCGACGACGAGCTGTAG
- the pnuC gene encoding nicotinamide riboside transporter PnuC: MTSFRWVELFGSTPLEVLATVCAVAGVLFIARQKIFGWPLGILWAALSAWLAFTQWQLVSDGILYLAYIPIQIYCWIVWARRGSSTEEEFTPVWLPRNTQLLLVAAAAICIALWAVSISTLSAQISWIPVPALLWRDSTTTVLNFFSQFLQAKKRMENWVGWLVVNLLGIHIYWVKDSPVYSIQYAFFLLLGIYGWVQWNKSLQTVKKEPAS, from the coding sequence ATGACATCCTTCCGCTGGGTCGAGCTGTTCGGCTCCACCCCTCTCGAGGTTCTTGCCACCGTTTGCGCCGTGGCCGGAGTCCTGTTCATCGCCCGCCAGAAGATTTTCGGCTGGCCGCTCGGAATCCTCTGGGCCGCACTCTCTGCCTGGCTTGCCTTCACGCAATGGCAGCTGGTCTCGGACGGCATCCTCTATCTGGCGTATATCCCGATCCAGATATACTGCTGGATTGTCTGGGCACGGCGGGGCTCGTCCACCGAAGAAGAATTCACTCCGGTGTGGCTGCCGCGCAACACACAACTGCTGCTGGTCGCAGCGGCGGCGATCTGCATTGCACTCTGGGCCGTCAGTATTTCGACACTGTCCGCGCAAATCAGCTGGATTCCGGTCCCGGCGCTTCTATGGCGCGACTCCACCACCACGGTACTGAACTTCTTCTCACAGTTCCTTCAGGCGAAAAAACGAATGGAAAACTGGGTGGGATGGCTGGTCGTCAACCTGCTCGGCATTCACATCTACTGGGTCAAAGACTCGCCGGTCTACTCCATTCAGTACGCCTTCTTCCTCCTCCTCGGCATCTACGGATGGGTGCAGTGGAACAAATCTCTTCAGACCGTCAAAAAGGAACCCGCATCATGA
- a CDS encoding TorF family putative porin, producing the protein MKKLILISLLFSLAIPAFSKNWNNISTTVTLGYESRYVLYGYRLSKHLWHADVYFSMPAGERLTVWAGSWLGTLPDGTYNEIDFYTGADYQLTDHISAGLAYSMFNYLEAPFPTSQQAHEISGHLTMTAGPFTLSLRDLYDSEAEGHLARAVAAFDHPITDTVGLSLSAEYGYSFDYFAAGDGLNHALFKAAVPVRMNKTWTVSPFIAQSLALDVIDSFEEDQFYGGVFVSTTF; encoded by the coding sequence ATGAAAAAACTGATTTTAATCTCCCTTCTGTTCAGCCTCGCCATTCCGGCTTTTTCCAAGAATTGGAACAACATAAGCACCACCGTCACCCTCGGCTATGAAAGCCGCTACGTACTCTACGGCTACCGGCTCAGCAAGCATCTGTGGCACGCCGATGTTTACTTCAGCATGCCCGCCGGCGAACGGCTTACCGTCTGGGCCGGAAGCTGGCTCGGCACCCTGCCGGACGGAACCTATAACGAGATCGACTTCTACACCGGAGCCGATTACCAGCTGACCGATCACATCTCGGCGGGACTGGCCTATTCCATGTTCAACTATCTCGAAGCTCCGTTCCCGACCAGTCAGCAGGCTCACGAGATTTCCGGTCACCTGACGATGACGGCCGGACCGTTCACGCTCTCGCTGCGCGACCTTTACGACAGCGAGGCCGAAGGACACCTCGCCCGCGCCGTCGCCGCGTTTGATCATCCGATCACCGACACCGTCGGGCTGTCGCTCAGCGCGGAATACGGATATTCCTTCGACTACTTCGCCGCCGGCGACGGCCTCAATCACGCGCTGTTCAAAGCCGCAGTTCCCGTGCGAATGAATAAGACCTGGACCGTTTCTCCGTTCATCGCACAGTCCCTGGCGCTGGATGTGATTGACTCCTTCGAAGAAGACCAGTTCTATGGCGGCGTATTCGTCAGCACCACCTTCTGA
- a CDS encoding AAA family ATPase yields the protein MTRIVLTGAESSGKSSLTLQLGARFGLPIALEYARIWLEAHGPEYTEENLLTIFRGHLGYQQAQVPPGLSLGIFDTDLINYKIWFEEVFGHCPQEVVDAVGQETSHVYLLCAPDLPWEPDPLRENPNDRERLFERHRTEIENLNRPYEIVRGTGEERLSCAEAALNKLIRA from the coding sequence ATGACAAGGATTGTACTCACTGGAGCGGAATCATCCGGAAAAAGCAGCCTCACCCTGCAGCTTGGGGCACGCTTCGGCCTGCCGATTGCGCTGGAATACGCCCGCATCTGGCTCGAAGCTCACGGGCCGGAATACACGGAGGAAAACCTGCTGACGATATTCCGCGGACATCTCGGCTATCAGCAGGCGCAGGTACCGCCCGGCCTGTCGCTGGGAATTTTCGACACGGATCTGATTAACTACAAAATCTGGTTCGAGGAGGTCTTCGGGCACTGCCCTCAGGAAGTCGTCGATGCCGTCGGGCAGGAAACGTCACACGTTTACCTGCTCTGCGCACCCGATCTTCCGTGGGAACCCGACCCGTTGCGCGAAAATCCAAACGACCGCGAACGGCTCTTTGAGCGGCATCGCACTGAGATTGAAAACCTCAATCGTCCGTATGAAATTGTGCGCGGAACCGGCGAGGAGCGCCTGAGCTGCGCCGAAGCCGCGCTGAACAAACTGATCCGGGCCTAA
- a CDS encoding nitroreductase family protein, whose product METIQAIMTRRSIRAFQDTPVSEEQIKTLLEAAMNAPSAGDGRPWEFFVTTDRAKLDALAAEVDEGNAMFRQSQAAVLICLDKSLEGFEGFGEQDCSCAAQNLQLAAQDMGLGTVWIAVINVPPRVAGCRSVLGVPEKLTPFALFPLGVPDETLEPEYRYDESKITRL is encoded by the coding sequence ATGGAAACCATTCAAGCCATCATGACGCGTCGCAGCATTCGGGCATTTCAGGACACCCCGGTCAGCGAAGAGCAGATTAAAACACTTCTCGAAGCGGCAATGAATGCGCCGAGTGCCGGCGACGGGCGGCCGTGGGAGTTTTTTGTAACCACTGATCGTGCAAAACTCGATGCGCTGGCCGCCGAAGTCGACGAAGGGAACGCGATGTTCAGGCAGTCGCAGGCCGCGGTCCTGATCTGCCTCGACAAGTCGCTCGAAGGATTCGAAGGATTCGGCGAGCAGGATTGCTCTTGTGCCGCTCAGAACCTGCAGCTGGCCGCTCAGGACATGGGGCTCGGCACCGTCTGGATTGCAGTCATCAACGTTCCGCCGCGCGTGGCGGGCTGTCGCAGTGTTCTCGGCGTGCCCGAAAAGCTGACCCCGTTTGCACTGTTCCCGCTCGGCGTTCCGGACGAAACACTGGAACCGGAATATCGTTACGACGAATCAAAAATTACAAGGCTTTAG
- a CDS encoding acetylxylan esterase has product MPLTFDMPFEELKTYQGINPKPADFDAYWDAALAEMNAVDPQIEIIPDADFQLPTVTCSHLWFTGVGGARLHAKLFQPKNAAEPHPAVLRFHGYSGSAGDWTTGESIALSSSGFTVAALDCRGQGGFSEDVGGVKGTTLRGQIVRGLDDAPEKLLFRSIFLDTAQLAKIVMEMDDVDETRVGALGGSQGGALTLACVALEPRIKRAAPIFPFLSDYRRVWEMDQAKDAYAELKEFFRHHDPQHKRQGEFFERLGYIDIQNLMPRVKAEVMMGTGLMDTICPPSTQFAAYNKITSKKSLEVYPDFGHEILPGFWDKACMFMLGL; this is encoded by the coding sequence ATGCCGCTGACTTTTGATATGCCGTTTGAAGAGCTGAAGACCTATCAGGGAATTAATCCAAAACCTGCTGATTTTGATGCTTATTGGGACGCCGCACTGGCCGAGATGAACGCGGTGGATCCGCAGATCGAAATCATTCCCGATGCGGACTTCCAGCTGCCGACCGTGACCTGTTCTCACCTGTGGTTTACCGGCGTCGGCGGTGCGCGGCTTCACGCAAAACTGTTTCAGCCGAAAAATGCCGCAGAGCCCCATCCGGCAGTCCTTCGCTTTCATGGATATTCCGGAAGTGCCGGCGACTGGACCACTGGCGAAAGTATTGCCCTGTCCTCTTCAGGCTTCACGGTTGCGGCGCTCGACTGCCGCGGGCAGGGCGGGTTTTCCGAAGATGTCGGGGGCGTCAAGGGAACCACGCTGCGCGGGCAGATTGTTCGCGGGCTCGATGATGCGCCGGAAAAACTGCTGTTCCGTTCCATCTTTCTCGATACCGCCCAGCTGGCGAAAATTGTGATGGAAATGGACGATGTCGACGAAACCCGCGTTGGTGCTCTGGGCGGCAGCCAGGGCGGTGCGCTGACCCTGGCGTGCGTGGCGCTCGAGCCGCGCATCAAACGGGCCGCGCCGATCTTCCCGTTTCTTTCCGATTACCGTCGCGTTTGGGAGATGGATCAGGCCAAGGATGCTTATGCCGAACTCAAGGAGTTTTTCCGTCACCATGATCCGCAGCATAAGCGGCAGGGCGAGTTTTTTGAGCGCCTGGGGTACATCGATATCCAGAACCTCATGCCGCGTGTGAAGGCCGAAGTGATGATGGGAACCGGCCTGATGGACACCATCTGCCCGCCATCCACCCAGTTCGCCGCCTACAACAAAATCACGTCGAAAAAATCGCTGGAAGTCTATCCCGACTTCGGCCACGAAATCCTGCCCGGTTTCTGGGACAAGGCCTGCATGTTTATGCTCGGTCTCTAA
- the alr gene encoding alanine racemase produces MNHSWVEINLGQLRKNIRSIRSAVNPGPEIIFVVKADAYGHGLLPIAQAASEESVRWFTVAYLDSAIALREILPEAHLLVMGYIDPQQIDLLFENRILPIITDLEHGLALASEARSRRKVLDVHLKIDTGMGRLGVQWDDVAGAMEKLNSAGGLNVTGVCSHFAKVEPNAPVDATLQAERFKVAMECVPPTAFKHLSSSRAALYFPEWDFDGVRQGIDLYGYGAADPAGRFLTSPILEWKTRVVQVKSVPPGFPVGYYGTHTTEYPTQIATVAVGYADGYNRSLSNRGDVLIGGRRCAVVGRVSMNWITVDVGPDANVKVGDVVTLIGRQGEEAIWASELSQICRTIPYEILTSINSSLKRKYIEQ; encoded by the coding sequence GTGAATCATTCATGGGTGGAAATAAACCTGGGACAGCTGCGGAAAAATATTCGTTCCATTCGGTCTGCAGTCAATCCGGGGCCTGAAATTATCTTTGTTGTCAAAGCCGATGCATACGGGCACGGACTGCTTCCGATTGCTCAGGCAGCTTCGGAAGAGAGCGTACGTTGGTTTACAGTGGCCTACCTGGACTCTGCAATTGCCCTGCGGGAAATTCTGCCGGAGGCTCATTTGCTGGTGATGGGTTATATTGATCCTCAGCAGATTGATCTTCTGTTCGAAAACCGGATTTTGCCGATCATCACCGATTTGGAACATGGACTTGCGTTGGCCTCAGAGGCCCGCTCGCGCCGCAAGGTGCTGGATGTGCACCTGAAAATCGATACCGGCATGGGGCGCCTCGGCGTGCAGTGGGATGATGTCGCCGGAGCCATGGAAAAGCTGAACAGTGCCGGCGGGCTCAATGTTACGGGCGTGTGCAGCCATTTTGCGAAGGTGGAGCCGAATGCTCCGGTCGACGCCACCCTTCAGGCCGAGCGTTTCAAAGTGGCCATGGAATGCGTTCCGCCGACGGCATTTAAGCACCTGTCGAGCAGTCGTGCGGCTCTCTACTTTCCGGAATGGGACTTTGATGGAGTCCGTCAGGGCATCGACCTCTACGGATATGGCGCCGCGGACCCGGCCGGTCGCTTTCTGACCTCGCCGATTCTGGAATGGAAAACCCGAGTGGTGCAGGTGAAGTCGGTTCCCCCCGGATTTCCCGTGGGATATTACGGAACCCACACCACGGAATACCCGACCCAGATTGCCACCGTGGCGGTGGGTTATGCCGACGGCTACAACCGAAGCCTCAGCAATCGAGGGGATGTGCTGATCGGCGGTCGCCGCTGTGCCGTGGTCGGTCGGGTCAGTATGAACTGGATTACTGTGGATGTCGGGCCCGATGCCAACGTAAAGGTGGGCGATGTCGTAACCCTGATCGGGCGGCAGGGCGAAGAAGCCATCTGGGCCAGCGAGCTGTCCCAGATCTGCCGGACCATTCCGTATGAAATCTTAACCAGCATTAATTCGTCGCTGAAACGAAAATATATTGAACAATAG